From the Lathyrus oleraceus cultivar Zhongwan6 chromosome 4, CAAS_Psat_ZW6_1.0, whole genome shotgun sequence genome, one window contains:
- the LOC127073672 gene encoding eukaryotic translation initiation factor 5A-3, which translates to MAEVAQQFEFMADDAGAFKTYTQQAGSIRKNGYVLIKGRPCKVIEVATSKTGKHGHAKCHFVGIDMVTAEKLEDIVPFSHNCDVPHVV; encoded by the exons ATGGCAGAAGTAGCCCAACAATTTGAGTTCATGGCCGATGACGCCGGAGCCTTCAAAACTTATACTCAACAAGCCGGTTCCATCCGCAAAAACGGTTACGTCCTCATCAAGGGACGTCCATGCAAG GTTATTGAAGTAGCAACTTCAAAAACGGGAAAGCATGGTCATGCTAAGTGTCACTTTGTTGGGATTGATATGGTCACTGCAGAGAAGCTTGAGGATATTGTGCCTTTTTCCCACAACTGTGAT GTTCCCCACGTCGTCTGA